CTGAGGAAGAGGCATATCGGGTCGTTCACGCTGATAAATCGCGACATTCTCATCTTCATCACCCTGCAGCGGTGCCCGCTCTACGGTTACAGCCTGAGCAGCCGGCAGCTGAAGAAGCTTCGCCGCGTTGACTCGCCGTATTCAGCGCTGATCCCTTACGCGAACACCCTGCGCCCCTGCAGCAGGGATGACAAGGTCATCGCCGAGAAATAGATGAATAGTAATTTGTTGTATTTTGATTTTCTCTCTTCTATTTGTACTATACTAATATAGCATGAAGCATCAATTAGAGTTGAGTTACTACACTTTTAGAATCACAAACTTTCAACTTTTGAACTCTTAAATTCATAAATTGTATGATAGTGATTATCTAGGGTTCAAGAACCAAAAAATAGAAAgtatatgcttttaaaaatatggtAGCTTCATTGGCACGcgtttattaatattttttgtaaatttcttttaattatttttttacgcTGAAGTTCAGTAATATcgtgtacttttttttttttgataattaccATAAAGTTCTTGTTTGAtgtctaggggtggaaacgagccgagctcgagcgagcttacctcggctcaaattcggcttgaaattaatttcgagcctacatttaagctcaagcttggattgaaattaattcgagccgagctcgagcgagcctaatttcaagtcgggcgagctcgagccctaaacgagccgcttgaaattctcaacattatacgatcaatagtttaatttgtataaaatattatctataatttgatacaaaaatatgtctaatagttcaaagtacaaaataattatatgaaatatagtattatagtatgaaaaaaaataatttatgagttgaatatctaattttttcagtcTCACATattttttcttccgccttcaatctctatattattcattttcatttatgcagtcaaaaataaataaattatatagataaatattggattaaactatccaatcatatataactaaaattaaaattttatatgaataataattttttactttaaaaatattctgtatattttctcaagcatacaattaatagcaaggtaggcaacggcgggcatatgatgttacttggtaacttagagggcttccggcttggccacttagggtgagagacagaaaaagagaaagagagaaacatattgaaaatttagagctctgtgaaagaaagaaagaaagaaaaaatatataaatttagtaaatttttgcttttttatttgtctattgggtttgtttttatgggccaacaacattggcccaattttaactaaactctgATTATTCActaagcctatatataattaaaatatattatatttatatattttttaatatatatatatatatatatagtggtagAATTACTATGCTATAGAAAATATTGAGGATTTGATATTTTGGAATATTTGACCCtctgattaaaaattgtatagttgggatgattgcggtctcccctaggattaaataatactcttaggattgagtggtccctacaagataataataatattaatccaaaaataagaaatgattaaagggattgacctaagaatcaaaaaatcgaaagcaccagatctctatactctcgatagtatagtagctttactatatatatatatattcgagcttttcgagcttttcgagcctaattcgaacgagccgagtaatactcaagctcggctttgaaatgaatttcgagccctttttttttgttcaagcttggctcatttaatttcgagtcgagctcgagcgagccaaatatcgagtcgaacgcgagtcgaatgCGAGCCGGcttgctcatttgccagccctattgATGTCTACAACATCCTTTTATGATTTCTTAGTTAAGTACGAGATTGGAATCAGGTTTGTTTGCATCTTGCTTCAGATATTAATCTGGCTTATTATAGacaatttttatttcttcaaaatttcTGTTCAGATTTCTTTGCCTCCTAAATCAACGAACTTTGATTAATGCACAATCCTATCTCATTATAGGGCCATTCATACGAAAAAGGATCTTTTggaaaaattttagttatagGGCCATTCATACGAAAAAAGGATCTTTTAGAAAAACTTTAGTTATTGAATACATAATCTAATTGGACATAATAAAAGCATAGGTAGCACTATCAACAGGTCGAATACTAGTTATGACCAGCTTGAGATTGGTTTGAAATTATTAGAGGTCGCTTGATGTATCACTCGAACAAAAAGTTTAGGTCATGCTCGGATTGCAATTTAATAAGCTAGCTCAGTTCGTTTATTAGATGAACGGTTTGACCTCAAGTACATTTCGAGTTGAACACGCGCGAGCTTACTCGCCAATGATGAGCTGATTTTCAACCCTATTTGACTAGATTTTGAATTGATCATATATTATTCTCAATTTATATTAAGTTagaactaataaaattataactatattttaaaataaaggaaatatgtactttaaataaattaaagtattgCATTTTCAGTTAGACTAGATTTGAATTGTGAATAAATACATTCTGACTTGATTTCTAATTAGGCTAGATTTTGGTTATGAATATGTTTATTCTGAttctactttaatttttataatcaatATATGTTTAAGAGCGACCGATAATCTGTTTACGGGCTAAACGGTTAgttaaactaaatttcaaatatgaatactctattttaataattaaggtataaatctaaattttaatttttctttctatttttctcttaattatttgatttttttctctagATTATTCTTCGTAATgatcatataaatatttaacgGACCaagttattcttttattttttttattactattcttGTTATCATTTGaaaagaattattatttgtaCGTCTAAAAAGAGGAGTAAATTTTACACTTCTCAacttaaaattcataaaattttaaaataatttttttaataaaaaaattttacgtcgTTGAGTTGAGTAAAGAATAATATTTgtttgaataaattattttgtacacCCACATGtcctttttttgtgttttatttCGCTTTTGGCCCGTCCAGAAGCCATTCGTCTCTCTCCCCCCGCTACCTTACCGTTCCGCGGgttctaaaccctaaccctagagccGGGGAACGAAGGGTCGCTCGTCATCCTCTGAGGTCCCAGGCCATGGCGGAGCCGCGCAAGAGGTGCTTCTACGAGATCCTCGGCGTGAGCCGCGACGCCTCCCAGGAGGAGATCCGCTCGGCCTACAAGCGCCTCGCTCTCCAGCTTCACCCCgacaaggcggcggcggcggcggcctcctCCGCAGCCGCCGACGACGCCGCCGTGGCGGCCACCGCCGCGTTCCAGGAGCTCCGCCATGCCTACGAGGTCCTCTCCGACCCCAAGGAGCGCGCCTACTACGACTCCCACCGCTCCCAGATCCTCTtctccgacgccgccgccgccaaatCGCACAAGGCCTCCTCGTTTGCCGACCTCgacctcttctccttcttctccaattCCGCCTTCTCCGGCTTCTCCGACACCGGCCGCGGCTTCTACAAGGTCTACGGCGACCTCTTCGCCAAGGTCTACGCCAAGGAGCTCTGGTTCGCCACCACCTTCGGATCGGGGCCCGGCGCCGTCCCCCCCGCGCCGCTCATCGGTAATCTCGATAGCCCCTATGAGCAAGTTACCGCCTTTTATAATTACTGGCTAGGGTTTTGCACCGTTATGGATTTTGCGTGGGTCGACGAGTACGACGCCATGGCCGGGCCCAATCGGAGGTCGAGGAGGGCGATGGAGGAGGAGAATAAGAAGCTGAGGAAGAAGGCTAAGAGGGAGTACAATGATTCCGTCCGCGGGCTCGCGGCTTTTGTGAAGAAGAGGGACAAGAGGGTGGTGGATATGATGAGGAAGACGAAGATGGAGGAGGAGAAGCGGAGGGCGgcggagaaggaaaggaagagggaggaggagaggaagaagatggagcgGGCAAGGGCTTATGAGGAGCCCGAGTGGTCAAGAATCAATGAAAAGGAGGATGTTATAGGATTTGATGATGACGGTGAGGATGATGATGAAAaaagcaagaagaagaagaaaggtgGTGAGGAGTTCTATTGCGTTGCTTGTAATAAGAAGTTTAAGTCGGATAAGCAGTGGAAGAACCACGAGCAGTCGAAGAAGCATAGAGATAAGGTGGCGGAGCTGAAGACGATGttcaaggaggaagaagaggtaTTTGATGAGGAGGAAAGAGATGGAGATGAAGTCTTTGCCGACTTTGATTACGAGCCAGCACCGGAATCTGAGGATGGTGAGGCAGTGGATGAACTATGTTCAGATGTGCAGGATGATTTGAAACTGCATGAAGAGAGTGTTGAAGATGAGGATATGGAGGGTGGTGATGATAAATCATTGGATACAGACAATGAAGCGAGCATCTTAGAATCAATGGTCTCAGGACGCAAGGCTAGAAAGAGCGATAGTTTGAATCACCAAGATAGTGCATTTAGTAGCATCGATCATCATGAAATTGATGGAGAGAACTCCATGGCGAATGATGATACCAGATCAAGAGGTCGCCGGAATCGAGCATCAAGAAGACGGTCCAATTATGATGGCTATGATGAAGCAGTGAGGACACAGAAAGACGGAAGTCAGCAGGACGAAAGTGGGCATCATAATCGGGAGAGAGGTGCTGACGATAATAAGGAGGGTTCTTGTCTGGTTGAGGAGGTTGTTACTCAAAAAAAGGGAGATCGAGCCGCCAAAAAGAACCAGAAGCCTAAAGAGAACCAGGTTGATGGGAAAGGAGCTGGTAAGACAGAAAGAGCTGGCGACCAAAATCATTCATCAAAAGCAAGGAAGCAAAAGGTAAATAGTCTAAGAGCCATATTACATCCTTTTCTTCTCTATTCTACTCGTGAATTGTTTGCATAACCTGTAAATTTTTTGTGTAACCTGATTGTATTAAGATTAACCTGTGGGGCACATTTTACTAGCGACAAGTAGGAGAAAGGAAGAAATAACTTGGATATTCTCGTCATAAGGTTGGTTTGATGCTTGAACAAATAATAACTAATGAAAGCCTTGTGGAACAGAATCTGAAAACCATGTGGTACATGCACGAGGAGAAAACTATACCTTCAGACTTTGAAGTTCTATTGGTTAACTGAAGCCTTGTACACGAAATGAATCTGTTAGATGAGACTCATGCATAGCAAGAAAACTGATGCTGCCAAAACTTACGTAAAACAAATATGCGTTAGATAGTTGGGTCAATTTCAAATGTTAGGTACTAATTGCTGCAAGTAATCATAGGTTGAATCAAATAGGAAGtttttaatttccaaattttggattttctttACGATATTTATTATGTAGGAagttgtatttggattacagtCAAGGATAATTGAGAACATTGTATAATCTCCCGTTGTTTTGTAAGTATTAATAATGATAAATTGATAAATATTGGCTGGAATTTAGTTCACAAACTTAATGGACTAAGAAGTACGTCTACATTATCTATCATGTTGTACGATTTCTTCTCACCATTCACATGTTACTGAATCCTTTGTCAAACCATTGGTCAACCAAAAAATTGTGAACAATcatgaatttgaaaaaaaaaggaaggaaaaaaaactcATATTATGACTTTGTTTGTTAAGTGCCTCATGCGGAATTTCTGGTCTTGCTTTAATATTTTACCAGTATTTTTTCCATTTAATAACTGTTTATGACACTTGTTATTGCAAACTATCAATGGGGCTAATAGTTTGCTGTATGTGCTTTCTTCCCACGCCCTTGAAGCCCTAAGTTCTGTAAACATCTTTGCACGGACTAGTTCGCTAGGAAAGAATTAATATTGCACAACAAGTGAGCATTAAGTCCTGCAACATTATAAACTATCTTAGATATATTGCACTGAAATCAATTTTGCGAATATCTGTTGCTTACTTGAAAGATCTATGTTTGTAGTAAACTGAACCATAAGCCATTTGTACCAGGCAAAAGACGCACCAAGTAATTCATGCGGAACATGTGGGGAAAGCTTTGAATCAAGGTACCAACACATCCCAATCTTTCTTCTGGTTCACATTCTCTTTTGTGTCATAGTTTGTGCCTTCTGTTTGTGGTTGAGAATATATGCTCTTTATTCCAGGAACAAGCTATTTGCACATCTGGGCAACACAGGCCATGCCATGCTTAAGTCACGATAGAACGACTCCCGAGCAACTGCCGCATTTGCATTGGTGATATTGTTCTTGTATATTACGAACAGAAGCgaaaaaaaccttttttatAGCGCGTGCATTAAAAGACCACTGAGATAGCCTTGGTACTCTGGTTTTAGGAGCCCTTCCTGATGGAACGTATACAAGTGGATGAAGGGGAAATTGGAGGAATTTGCACTCTACCCCTTCTTATATGATTTCTAttattaaattctttttattatttttttctccttcatgCACACAATGTAATGGGCAACCTTTTTGCCTGTGATCGGGTTCTCTGTTTTTTTTGTCCCTTTTCTTTTGAAGACTTGTAAAATGTTGATTAAATTTTGAGGCAATAAGCAGTAGGGACTGGGAAACAGTAAACACATTTTTTTAATGAAGTTTAAAAAGATTGTTTTGTTATTCCTCAATTTGATGCGGACATGTGTATCTGCTGACCTGGTGAGCCTGCAAATCTCTCGATCGCCAAAGATGAGAATGTTAATTCCTGAACAGTAGACATAGATATAGATATCAATAGGTGATTTCAAGTCAGTGCCAATCATTCCTCGTGGAGATGACACCTCAGAACTCAGCTGACCAAGTTTTAAGTTTGACTTGAACCATACTTATGGCAGGGCTACATCATTTCAGATTTCAGAAACAACTGGTTAGTAATAAGCACAAAATCAACAACTGCACTCTCTGAACATACTCTATTTTGTTTATGATCAATAGATGATGTCTTATCGACAATTTAGTCGCATGATCTCATGCAATTCCAGAACTCTTGATCAAGTGAGATCTGATGATACTTCAATGCACCAAAGAAGCCGTTTTAAAGCATTACATGCATCAGGCAGTTCAATCTCGAGAGTCCCTCAATAACATGATGATCAACAACAATAAATCAGCAATGGAAGTTTGTTTGTATCTAAATGATATCAGATTCACCGGCACATCCCACCACAAAACATTCCCAAAGATACTGTCTCCTTCAATTTACGCTTGTTCCTCTGACTTAAATACTCTCTTTTGAACCAGATGGCCTGAGCTCACAATGATTCGTCAGccttaaaaaatcaaattaggaAAGTTTCAGAGAAGATTCCCCCCTACCGAGTCCAGGAAGTAGATTAAAAGACAAGATTGCATTACAGCAACTTACCTCCTAGATGATAAGCTCAACAAGGTCGAACTACACAAGATGAAGCATTTCAAAAGGCTTagaaagaacaaagacaaaTGCCAGATAGTCTCAATGATTAAGCATTTTACAACCTAAATGAGATTACATACGTGTGAACAATTGTCTACACTGCAACTTTACTCCACGTAGATTGTGCATTCACTGAGAAAACATCAGCAAGGCAAACGTTAATCAATAGATGTCAACTTGTATATTCACAAACGCATGTATTTAAGACCTAACCTACTGTGACTGCAGTTTCATTTACTTAAAATGACTCTCTACCATATTACCTGTACCAAGGAACTGTATAATGCTTACCTAAGCTGTCCTCAAAAAGCTTGTTCTCAGTATTTGTTTTCA
Above is a genomic segment from Ananas comosus cultivar F153 linkage group 15, ASM154086v1, whole genome shotgun sequence containing:
- the LOC109721306 gene encoding DNAJ protein JJJ1 homolog isoform X1, with protein sequence MAEPRKRCFYEILGVSRDASQEEIRSAYKRLALQLHPDKAAAAAASSAAADDAAVAATAAFQELRHAYEVLSDPKERAYYDSHRSQILFSDAAAAKSHKASSFADLDLFSFFSNSAFSGFSDTGRGFYKVYGDLFAKVYAKELWFATTFGSGPGAVPPAPLIGNLDSPYEQVTAFYNYWLGFCTVMDFAWVDEYDAMAGPNRRSRRAMEEENKKLRKKAKREYNDSVRGLAAFVKKRDKRVVDMMRKTKMEEEKRRAAEKERKREEERKKMERARAYEEPEWSRINEKEDVIGFDDDGEDDDEKSKKKKKGGEEFYCVACNKKFKSDKQWKNHEQSKKHRDKVAELKTMFKEEEEVFDEEERDGDEVFADFDYEPAPESEDGEAVDELCSDVQDDLKLHEESVEDEDMEGGDDKSLDTDNEASILESMVSGRKARKSDSLNHQDSAFSSIDHHEIDGENSMANDDTRSRGRRNRASRRRSNYDGYDEAVRTQKDGSQQDESGHHNRERGADDNKEGSCLVEEVVTQKKGDRAAKKNQKPKENQVDGKGAGKTERAGDQNHSSKARKQKAKDAPSNSCGTCGESFESRNKLFAHLGNTGHAMLKSR
- the LOC109721306 gene encoding DNAJ protein JJJ1 homolog isoform X2, with product MAEPRKRCFYEILGVSRDASQEEIRSAYKRLALQLHPDKAAAAAASSAAADDAAVAATAAFQELRHAYEVLSDPKERAYYDSHRSQILFSDAAAAKSHKASSFADLDLFSFFSNSAFSGFSDTGRGFYKVYGDLFAKVYAKELWFATTFGSGPGAVPPAPLIGNLDSPYEQVTAFYNYWLGFCTVMDFAWVDEYDAMAGPNRRSRRAMEEENKKLRKKAKREYNDSVRGLAAFVKKRDKRVVDMMRKTKMEEEKRRAAEKERKREEERKKMERARAYEEPEWSRINEKEDVIGFDDDGEDDDEKSKKKKKGGEEFYCVACNKKFKSDKQWKNHEQSKKHRDKVAELKTMFKEEEEVFDEEERDGDEVFADFDYEPAPESEDGEAVDELCSDVQDDLKLHEESVEDEDMEGGDDKSLDTDNEASILESMVSGRKARKSDSLNHQDSAFSSIDHHEIDGENSMANDDTRSRGRRNRASRRRSNYDGYDEAVRTQKDGSQQDESGHHNRERGADDNKEGSCLVEEVVTQKKGDRAAKKNQKPKENQVDGKGAGKTERAGDQNHSSKARKQK